A region of the Muricauda sp. MAR_2010_75 genome:
CGTGCTGGACCTGTCTGGGCTTCCTTTGGCGGCATTACTTGAACTTTTTCAGCAGTTTCCCTGATCAAGGGTTTTAATAAATCAAAAGGAAGTCCTTCCTCCAGGCACAATTTTTCGCCAACACCATATAGATAGTTAGAGAAATTGCTCACGAACATAGCCGCAAGATGCAATTTTTTCCGTTGTTGGGAATCAATATCATATACATTATCCGAAAGTCGGCTCGCCAATGCTTTCAAGATTTCTGCTGATTGTTTCCGATGGGCTTCAATACAAAAGGGAATGGATTTAAAATCCAACGGCCTGCCTTCAGTAAAACTCTGCAAGGGATAAAAAACGCCTCTGTTTTCCATGGGCAGACTGTCCATTTCTGCGGCACCTGAAGTATGGGCCACAATTCCTTTTTTATCGGAAAGGTGTTTTGAAACTTCAACAATGGCGTCATCTTTCACCGCAATGAGGTATACATCGGCGTCCATTATTGCCCCAAAATCTGTTGAGATGGGGGCAAAGCCCGAAAACCACAGCAACTGTTCTTGGTTTCTGCCCACTACCTGGGCCAACCGTACCTCCTTTGCTTTGGAAAGTGCGCCCACCAAATGCTTTGCAATATTTCCAGTACCGAGAATTACGATGGAAAGCATGCCGCAAAACTACAAATTTAGTGGATGATGCCTTATAGAAAGAATTAACAAATCTGTTGGAATTTTATGCAACTTGTAAACAAGGAAGTTATAAAAAGGCCGTATTTTTGCAAGCTGAAAGCACATCGGAATTCAATGATTGACATTCTTAAAAAGACCCTATTTTCCACAAGACTTATGGCCGTTCTTTTTTTGGTTTTTGCCGCAGCAATGGCCGTTGGAACCTTTGTGGAAAGTTGGTACAGTACCGAAACTGCCCGAATTTATATTTA
Encoded here:
- a CDS encoding Rossmann-like and DUF2520 domain-containing protein — its product is MLSIVILGTGNIAKHLVGALSKAKEVRLAQVVGRNQEQLLWFSGFAPISTDFGAIMDADVYLIAVKDDAIVEVSKHLSDKKGIVAHTSGAAEMDSLPMENRGVFYPLQSFTEGRPLDFKSIPFCIEAHRKQSAEILKALASRLSDNVYDIDSQQRKKLHLAAMFVSNFSNYLYGVGEKLCLEEGLPFDLLKPLIRETAEKVQVMPPKEAQTGPARRGDQKTMQAHLSLLKDEKQIELYKLFSEAIKKVYEEKL